The proteins below come from a single Eucalyptus grandis isolate ANBG69807.140 chromosome 3, ASM1654582v1, whole genome shotgun sequence genomic window:
- the LOC104439789 gene encoding TMV resistance protein N-like, with product MTSVAVDQEPPMPTSAAGTSGGATALGAGFQAFLSFRGLDTRGGFTDTLYHALVDAGVRVFRDATSSAKWCLRELARIVEDTSRSKGSKKILPIFFDVEPDDVKLKTSLYSDALVGHQKKFPDEVNAWREALVEVGKIKGWSLKNFGG from the exons ATGACGTCTGTGGCTGTTGACCAAGAACCTCCGATGCCCACCTCGGCGGCCGGAACGAGCGGCGGCGCCACCGCGCTAGGAGCCGGCTTCCAGGCGTTCCTGAGCTTCCGAGGGCTCGACACTCGCGGCGGGTTCACCGACACCCTCTACCACGCCTTGGTCGACGCCGGGGTCCGCGTCTTCAGAGACGCGACGAGCTCCGC CAAATGGTGCCTCCGCGAGCTTGCGCGGATCGTGGAGGACACGTCTAGATCGAAGGGGAGCAAGAAGATACTGCCCATTTTCTTCGACGTCGAACCCGACGATGTGAAGCTTAAGACCTCTCTGTACAGCGATGCTTTGGTGGGGCATCAGAAGAAATTTCCCGATGAAGTGAACGCGTGGCGAGAGGCTCTTGTAGAGGTTGGTAAAATTAAAGGATGGAGCTTGAAAAATTTTGGAGGGTAA
- the LOC104437517 gene encoding disease resistance protein RPV1-like isoform X2 → MKLVVEEVLDELKTKHRYVTEHLIGMDDRVAAIKKSLDIHAGGVRLVGIHGMGGIGKTTLAKVIFNQLSSEFGNCRSFLNDIREESKKDGLVKLQAKLISDIVNSRVIGKIDDVGYGMKRIKETLCNKKALIILDDVDKSEQIEKLIGSSLYSGTRIIITTRNRSLMQIREFKYEILAYEMREMNSKDALQLFSRHAFCGDSPPDDNNHLSTEIVHVTGGLPLALEVIGSLLYCKEEVIWIETLEKLRSIPEEEVQKKLKISFDVLDEFQRHIFLDIACFFVSEDITDPIYMWTDCRFFPQSGIKVLINMSLIKILKNNKLWMHDQLRDLGREIVRQENPIEPEKRSRLWIKEEILDVIRSKERKGHVQGLDLDGRHTQILLANDEFERFPQLRFLKLCNGTFVGDFVNCCTKLRWLSWDSPPPDIRVANMYLQNVVVLKLFNNHFNDLDVWSLIKMACKLKVLSLQDCPSITRTPNFSGCSTLERLTLQSCDNLMTIDCSIGMLKCLVDLDISCRYLKELPDEIGGLVTLKRFSLKTCFGLRKLPESIGTTSIRQPCDMRWLRSLSKLNELNLCLLNIPAPPTELGSLSFLEKLNLYGLDLQSLKELPSSLLNLRVHSFNSAELPMSSLRNLSTFRLSRSEMMEIHLDGLHQLASLTVLDCELLERLSFPSNINEISVIGCPKLVEIHFPGVLESLERLGIERCESFESLSFLPEQGCDELTFCEGRLSLLSSAFKKLKEFSVVECPKLVEIQVVGILELLEIFSVDGCLAMERLGGLSNLKNLKLLSMRECGALQAVEGLAHLECLCKLLVGGYGSLERWIDVSSAKIPDECEMLIWDCSGSVSEICPRKIECILFNLYRERILLGPNQHPWYRFLCCLLYLKEIQSLLRGG, encoded by the exons ATGAAACTGGTTGTCGAGGAGGTGTTGGATGAGCTCAAGACTAAACACAGATATGTGACTGAACATCTAATTGGAATGGATGACCGAGTAGCagccataaaaaaatcattagacATCCACGCTGGTGGTGTACGGCTTGTTGGGATTCATGGGATGGGTGGTATAGGTAAAACAACCCTTGCCAAGGTCATCTTCAATCAACTGTCTTCTGAATTTGGAAACTGCAGAAGTTTCCTTAATGATATCCGAGAAGAGTCAAAGAAGGATGGGTTAGTCAAGCTGCAAGCCAAATTAATATCCGACATTGTTAATTCTAGAGTTATAGGCAAAATTGATGACGTTGGTTATGGAATGAAGAGGATCAAAGAAACACTTTGCAATAAGAAGGCTCTGATTATTCTTGATGACGTGGATAAGAGCGAACAAATCGAGAAATTGATTGGAAGTTCTTTATATTCAGGAACTAGAATAATTATCACAACAAGGAATAGAAGTTTGATGCAGATTAGGGAATTTAAGTATGAAATTCTAGCTTATGAAATGCGGGAGATGAATTCTAAGGATGCACTTCAGCTTTTCAGTCGGCATGCATTCTGTGGAGACTCACCGCCAGATGATAACAACCACCTTTCAACAGAAATTGTCCATGTCACGGGAGGACTTCCTCTGGCTCTTGAAGTTATAGGCTCATTACTTTACTGTAAAGAGGAAGTAATATGGATAGAGACATTGGAAAAGCTAAGAAGCATACCAGAGGAGGAGGTCCAAAAGAAGTTGAAGATAAGCTTCGATGTCCTTGATGAGTTTCAacggcatatttttcttgatattgcatgcttttttgTTAGTGAGGATATTACCGATCCCATTTACATGTGGACGGACTGTAGATTTTTCCCACAAAGTGGGATCAAAGTCCTTATCAATATGTCCTTGATAAAGatattaaagaacaataaactttggatgcatgatcagtTAAGAGAccttggaagggaaattgttcgtcAAGAAAATCCGATAGAGCCTGAGAAGCGTAGCAGGTTATGGATCAAAGAAGAGATACTCGATGTCATAAGGTCAAAAGAG AGGAAGGGACATGTTCAAGGACTTGATCTAGATGGAAGGCATACTCAGATCTTACTTGCAAATGACGAGTTTGAAAGGTTCCCACAATTAAGGTTTCTTAAATTATGCAATGGAACCTTTGTTGGGGACTTTGTGAATTGCTGTACAAAGCTAAGATGGTTATCTTGGGATTCTCCTCCTCCAGATATTAGGGTGGCCAATATGTATCTACAGAATGTAGTtgttcttaaactttttaacaatcACTTCAATGATTTGGATGTATGGAGCCTAATCAAG ATGGCAtgcaaattgaaagttctatctcTTCAAGATTGTCCTAGCATAACAAGAACTCCAAACTTCTCTGGATGTTCTACTTTAGAGAGGTTGACTCTTCAGTCATGTGATAATTTGATGACAATTGACTGCTCCATTGGGATGTTAAAGTGCCTGGTTGATTTGGATATTAGCTGCCGCTACCTCAAAGAGTTGCCTGATGAAATTGGAGGGCTGGTGACTCTTAAGCGCTTCTCTTTAAAGACCTGTTTTGGGCTGAGGAAACTCCCTGAGTCTATTG GCACAACAAGCATAAGACAACCTTGTGACATGCGATGGTTACGGAGTTTATCcaaattgaatgaattgaaCTTATGCCTGTTAAATATCCCTGCACCGCCTACAGAACTGGGCTCCctttcttttctggaaaaacTTAATTTGTATGGACTAGACCTGCAATCCCTCAAGGAGCTGCCATCATCTCTGTTGAACTTACGAGTCCACAGTTTCAACTCAGCAGAATTACCCATGTCCAGCTTGAGAAACTTGTCAACTTTCAGACTCTCACGATCAGAGATGATGGAAATTCATCTTGATGGGCTTCATCAATTGGCAAGTTTGACTGTCTTGGACTGTGAACTCCTAGAGAGGCTATCCTTTCCATCAAACATAAATGAAATTTCTGTTATTGGTTGCCCAAAGCTAGTTgagattcattttccaggagtTTTGGAATCGCTTGAGAGATTGGGTATTGAGAGGTGTgaatcttttgaaagtttaagtTTTCTGCCGGAGCAAGGATGTGATGAGCTAACATTTTGTGAGGGGAGATTGTCCCTTCTATCAAGCGCCTTTAAGAAGCTCAAAGAATTCAGTGTTGTAGAATGCCCAAAGCTAGTTGAGATTCAAGTTGTCGGTATTCTGGAATTATTGGAGATATTTTCTGTGGATGGGTGTCTGGCTATGGAAAGATTAGGTGGtttatcaaacttgaagaacCTCAAGTTGTTAAGTATGAGAGAATGCGGTGCTCTTCAAGCTGTTGAGGGCCTCGCTCATTTGGAGTGCTTGTGTAAATTGCTTGTTGGTGGTTATGGATCATTGGAAAGGTGGATTGATGTATCGAGTGCAAAAATTCCAGATGAATGCGAGATGTTAATTTGGGATTGCAGTGGTTCAGTAAGTGAGATTTGTCCACGTAAAATTGAGTGCATCTTATTCAATCTCTACAGAGAGAGGATTCTTCTTGGACCAAACCAG CATCCATGGTATAGATTCCTATGCTGTCTCTTATATCTCAAGGAGATACAGTCATTGCTCCGAGGAGGATGA
- the LOC104437517 gene encoding disease resistance protein RPV1-like isoform X1: MKLVVEEVLDELKTKHRYVTEHLIGMDDRVAAIKKSLDIHAGGVRLVGIHGMGGIGKTTLAKVIFNQLSSEFGNCRSFLNDIREESKKDGLVKLQAKLISDIVNSRVIGKIDDVGYGMKRIKETLCNKKALIILDDVDKSEQIEKLIGSSLYSGTRIIITTRNRSLMQIREFKYEILAYEMREMNSKDALQLFSRHAFCGDSPPDDNNHLSTEIVHVTGGLPLALEVIGSLLYCKEEVIWIETLEKLRSIPEEEVQKKLKISFDVLDEFQRHIFLDIACFFVSEDITDPIYMWTDCRFFPQSGIKVLINMSLIKILKNNKLWMHDQLRDLGREIVRQENPIEPEKRSRLWIKEEILDVIRSKERKGHVQGLDLDGRHTQILLANDEFERFPQLRFLKLCNGTFVGDFVNCCTKLRWLSWDSPPPDIRVANMYLQNVVVLKLFNNHFNDLDVWSLIKMACKLKVLSLQDCPSITRTPNFSGCSTLERLTLQSCDNLMTIDCSIGMLKCLVDLDISCRYLKELPDEIGGLVTLKRFSLKTCFGLRKLPESIGTTSIRQPCDMRWLRSLSKLNELNLCLLNIPAPPTELGSLSFLEKLNLYGLDLQSLKELPSSLLNLRVHSFNSAELPMSSLRNLSTFRLSRSEMMEIHLDGLHQLASLTVLDCELLERLSFPSNINEISVIGCPKLVEIHFPGVLESLERLGIERCESFESLSFLPEQGCDELTFCEGRLSLLSSAFKKLKEFSVVECPKLVEIQVVGILELLEIFSVDGCLAMERLGGLSNLKNLKLLSMRECGALQAVEGLAHLECLCKLLVGGYGSLERWIDVSSAKIPDECEMLIWDCSGSVSEICPRKIECILFNLYRERILLGPNQVHLLFLAYVSSLQVQLALSPIPVISSTYHIYFSVEYFTLVTLKRAFFVF, from the exons ATGAAACTGGTTGTCGAGGAGGTGTTGGATGAGCTCAAGACTAAACACAGATATGTGACTGAACATCTAATTGGAATGGATGACCGAGTAGCagccataaaaaaatcattagacATCCACGCTGGTGGTGTACGGCTTGTTGGGATTCATGGGATGGGTGGTATAGGTAAAACAACCCTTGCCAAGGTCATCTTCAATCAACTGTCTTCTGAATTTGGAAACTGCAGAAGTTTCCTTAATGATATCCGAGAAGAGTCAAAGAAGGATGGGTTAGTCAAGCTGCAAGCCAAATTAATATCCGACATTGTTAATTCTAGAGTTATAGGCAAAATTGATGACGTTGGTTATGGAATGAAGAGGATCAAAGAAACACTTTGCAATAAGAAGGCTCTGATTATTCTTGATGACGTGGATAAGAGCGAACAAATCGAGAAATTGATTGGAAGTTCTTTATATTCAGGAACTAGAATAATTATCACAACAAGGAATAGAAGTTTGATGCAGATTAGGGAATTTAAGTATGAAATTCTAGCTTATGAAATGCGGGAGATGAATTCTAAGGATGCACTTCAGCTTTTCAGTCGGCATGCATTCTGTGGAGACTCACCGCCAGATGATAACAACCACCTTTCAACAGAAATTGTCCATGTCACGGGAGGACTTCCTCTGGCTCTTGAAGTTATAGGCTCATTACTTTACTGTAAAGAGGAAGTAATATGGATAGAGACATTGGAAAAGCTAAGAAGCATACCAGAGGAGGAGGTCCAAAAGAAGTTGAAGATAAGCTTCGATGTCCTTGATGAGTTTCAacggcatatttttcttgatattgcatgcttttttgTTAGTGAGGATATTACCGATCCCATTTACATGTGGACGGACTGTAGATTTTTCCCACAAAGTGGGATCAAAGTCCTTATCAATATGTCCTTGATAAAGatattaaagaacaataaactttggatgcatgatcagtTAAGAGAccttggaagggaaattgttcgtcAAGAAAATCCGATAGAGCCTGAGAAGCGTAGCAGGTTATGGATCAAAGAAGAGATACTCGATGTCATAAGGTCAAAAGAG AGGAAGGGACATGTTCAAGGACTTGATCTAGATGGAAGGCATACTCAGATCTTACTTGCAAATGACGAGTTTGAAAGGTTCCCACAATTAAGGTTTCTTAAATTATGCAATGGAACCTTTGTTGGGGACTTTGTGAATTGCTGTACAAAGCTAAGATGGTTATCTTGGGATTCTCCTCCTCCAGATATTAGGGTGGCCAATATGTATCTACAGAATGTAGTtgttcttaaactttttaacaatcACTTCAATGATTTGGATGTATGGAGCCTAATCAAG ATGGCAtgcaaattgaaagttctatctcTTCAAGATTGTCCTAGCATAACAAGAACTCCAAACTTCTCTGGATGTTCTACTTTAGAGAGGTTGACTCTTCAGTCATGTGATAATTTGATGACAATTGACTGCTCCATTGGGATGTTAAAGTGCCTGGTTGATTTGGATATTAGCTGCCGCTACCTCAAAGAGTTGCCTGATGAAATTGGAGGGCTGGTGACTCTTAAGCGCTTCTCTTTAAAGACCTGTTTTGGGCTGAGGAAACTCCCTGAGTCTATTG GCACAACAAGCATAAGACAACCTTGTGACATGCGATGGTTACGGAGTTTATCcaaattgaatgaattgaaCTTATGCCTGTTAAATATCCCTGCACCGCCTACAGAACTGGGCTCCctttcttttctggaaaaacTTAATTTGTATGGACTAGACCTGCAATCCCTCAAGGAGCTGCCATCATCTCTGTTGAACTTACGAGTCCACAGTTTCAACTCAGCAGAATTACCCATGTCCAGCTTGAGAAACTTGTCAACTTTCAGACTCTCACGATCAGAGATGATGGAAATTCATCTTGATGGGCTTCATCAATTGGCAAGTTTGACTGTCTTGGACTGTGAACTCCTAGAGAGGCTATCCTTTCCATCAAACATAAATGAAATTTCTGTTATTGGTTGCCCAAAGCTAGTTgagattcattttccaggagtTTTGGAATCGCTTGAGAGATTGGGTATTGAGAGGTGTgaatcttttgaaagtttaagtTTTCTGCCGGAGCAAGGATGTGATGAGCTAACATTTTGTGAGGGGAGATTGTCCCTTCTATCAAGCGCCTTTAAGAAGCTCAAAGAATTCAGTGTTGTAGAATGCCCAAAGCTAGTTGAGATTCAAGTTGTCGGTATTCTGGAATTATTGGAGATATTTTCTGTGGATGGGTGTCTGGCTATGGAAAGATTAGGTGGtttatcaaacttgaagaacCTCAAGTTGTTAAGTATGAGAGAATGCGGTGCTCTTCAAGCTGTTGAGGGCCTCGCTCATTTGGAGTGCTTGTGTAAATTGCTTGTTGGTGGTTATGGATCATTGGAAAGGTGGATTGATGTATCGAGTGCAAAAATTCCAGATGAATGCGAGATGTTAATTTGGGATTGCAGTGGTTCAGTAAGTGAGATTTGTCCACGTAAAATTGAGTGCATCTTATTCAATCTCTACAGAGAGAGGATTCTTCTTGGACCAAACCAGGTGCACCTTCTCTTCCTGGCTTATGTTTCTTCGTTGCAAGTGCAACTCGCCCTTTCCCCTATACCTGTCATTTCTTCCAcgtatcatatttatttttctgtagAGTATTTTACTCTGGTAACACTTAAGAGAGCATTTTTTGTGTTCTGA